A region of uncultured Desulfobacter sp. DNA encodes the following proteins:
- a CDS encoding sulfide/dihydroorotate dehydrogenase-like FAD/NAD-binding protein, with translation MAKIVHREELAQGTIILNEIEAPRIAKKAKPGQFVILQADETGERIPLTMADTDPEKGTITIIYMVVGKSTARFKDLKVGEEYYALIGPLGAPTHIEKLGKVVCVGGGTGIAVLHPIARALKDAGNEVTAILGSRTYDLLILEEKMRQASDHLHICTDDGSMGHHGFVTDILKETIEKEDIALVVAIGPIPMMKFCSLITKDKGVKTMVSLNPIMVDGTGMCGGCRVAVGGKTKFACVDGPEFDGHQVDFDGLAKRLASYREVEQQSMDAYNTCRCNSN, from the coding sequence ATGGCAAAAATAGTACATCGTGAGGAGTTGGCCCAGGGCACCATTATCCTCAACGAGATAGAAGCGCCTCGCATAGCCAAAAAGGCGAAACCCGGCCAGTTTGTGATTCTTCAGGCAGACGAGACCGGCGAACGTATCCCGCTGACCATGGCAGACACCGACCCTGAAAAAGGCACAATCACCATCATTTACATGGTTGTGGGAAAATCCACGGCCAGGTTCAAAGATCTTAAAGTAGGCGAAGAATACTATGCGCTCATCGGTCCGCTGGGGGCCCCCACCCACATTGAAAAGCTGGGAAAGGTCGTCTGCGTAGGCGGCGGCACCGGCATTGCCGTACTGCATCCCATCGCACGGGCGTTGAAAGATGCCGGCAATGAGGTCACCGCCATTCTGGGCTCTAGAACCTACGACCTTCTCATCCTGGAAGAAAAGATGCGTCAGGCTTCCGACCATCTGCATATCTGCACCGATGACGGGTCCATGGGCCATCACGGATTTGTAACGGATATACTCAAGGAAACCATTGAAAAAGAGGACATTGCCCTGGTTGTAGCCATCGGTCCCATCCCCATGATGAAATTCTGCAGTCTGATAACCAAGGATAAGGGTGTAAAAACCATGGTCAGCCTGAACCCCATCATGGTTGACGGCACAGGCATGTGCGGAGGCTGCCGGGTCGCTGTGGGCGGAAAGACAAAATTTGCCTGCGTGGACGGCCCCGAATTTGACGGCCACCAGGTTGATTTTGATGGATTGGCTAAACGGCTTGCGTCCTACAGGGAAGTTGAGCAACAATCCATGGATGCTTACAACACATGCAGATGCAATTCAAATTAA
- the gltA gene encoding NADPH-dependent glutamate synthase, producing the protein MAEKKETVDRVVMPEQDPDVRRRNFVEVPLGLTEEMAMAEAKRCLQCKKPACMEGCPVSVSIPEFIKCIADGDFSAAARKLWERNALPAVCGRVCPQEEQCEGRCVVGKKGKPVAIGYLERFAADWERNHGTGEAPAVAEKTGKKVAVIGSGPSGLTVAGDLLAKGHDVTIFEAFHKPGGVLVYGIPEFRLPKEIVAAEVATLEKMGAKIECNTVIGATITIDELFSEGYDAIYIGVGAGLPRFMNLPGENLIGIYSANEYLTRTNLMKGYLFPKYDTPIARGKNVVVLGAGNVAMDSARTAMRLGADSVKVVYRRSRDEMPARNEELHHAEEEKIEFVLLTNPTQFFGDENGRLTGMECLKMELGEPDASGRRRPVAVEGSEFKIDCDLVVVSVGSNANPLLTNTTPDLALNKWGNIIADPVNGKTSKRGVWAGGDIVTGAATVILAMGAGRAAANSMHDYLTLGW; encoded by the coding sequence ATGGCTGAGAAAAAAGAAACTGTTGATCGGGTAGTGATGCCAGAACAGGACCCGGATGTCCGGCGCAGGAATTTTGTGGAAGTTCCTTTGGGACTTACCGAAGAGATGGCAATGGCAGAAGCCAAACGTTGTCTGCAATGCAAAAAACCAGCCTGCATGGAAGGCTGCCCGGTTTCGGTATCCATCCCCGAATTCATAAAATGCATAGCTGATGGTGATTTTTCCGCTGCGGCCAGAAAACTTTGGGAACGCAATGCCCTTCCCGCAGTCTGCGGCAGGGTCTGTCCCCAGGAAGAACAGTGTGAAGGCAGATGCGTGGTCGGCAAAAAAGGTAAACCCGTTGCCATTGGTTATCTTGAACGCTTTGCCGCGGACTGGGAACGTAACCACGGTACGGGTGAAGCACCTGCGGTTGCTGAAAAGACCGGTAAAAAAGTTGCGGTTATCGGTTCCGGCCCCTCAGGACTGACCGTTGCAGGCGACCTTTTAGCCAAGGGCCATGATGTCACCATCTTTGAAGCATTTCACAAACCCGGCGGGGTTTTGGTATACGGTATTCCCGAATTCCGTCTGCCCAAAGAAATCGTTGCCGCCGAAGTGGCCACCCTGGAAAAAATGGGGGCAAAAATTGAATGTAACACCGTCATCGGCGCCACCATCACCATTGATGAACTGTTTAGTGAAGGGTATGACGCAATATATATCGGCGTGGGTGCAGGACTGCCCAGATTCATGAACCTGCCCGGTGAAAACCTCATCGGTATTTATTCAGCCAATGAGTACCTGACCCGTACCAACCTGATGAAAGGGTATCTGTTCCCTAAATACGACACCCCCATTGCCCGGGGTAAAAATGTCGTGGTTCTTGGTGCAGGTAACGTGGCCATGGACTCTGCCAGAACCGCCATGCGTTTAGGTGCAGACTCGGTCAAGGTTGTTTACAGGCGCTCCAGGGATGAGATGCCCGCAAGAAACGAAGAACTGCACCATGCTGAAGAGGAAAAAATTGAATTTGTACTTTTGACCAATCCCACCCAGTTCTTCGGAGACGAAAACGGTCGCCTCACCGGTATGGAATGCCTGAAAATGGAGCTGGGCGAGCCTGATGCGTCCGGTCGGCGCCGTCCTGTGGCCGTTGAAGGCAGCGAGTTTAAAATAGACTGTGACCTGGTGGTCGTGTCTGTGGGATCCAACGCCAACCCGCTGCTCACCAACACCACCCCGGACCTGGCTTTAAACAAATGGGGCAATATTATTGCAGATCCCGTCAACGGCAAAACATCCAAAAGAGGCGTCTGGGCCGGAGGCGACATCGTTACAGGTGCAGCCACTGTTATCCTTGCCATGGGTGCAGGACGTGCCGCAGCCAACTCCATGCATGATTATCTGACTCTTGGCTGGTAA
- a CDS encoding CooT family nickel-binding protein, with the protein MCEANAYLIDKSGKESLFLEAVDKVEPEEDGIRLVSIFGEQKFLKGKIHSLSLVDHKVYLEHE; encoded by the coding sequence ATGTGTGAAGCCAATGCATATCTCATTGACAAGAGTGGAAAGGAGTCTCTTTTTCTTGAGGCTGTGGACAAGGTGGAACCCGAAGAAGACGGCATCCGCCTGGTCTCTATTTTCGGTGAACAAAAATTTTTAAAAGGAAAGATTCATTCCCTGTCCCTGGTGGATCATAAAGTTTATCTCGAACATGAATAA
- a CDS encoding DUF3842 family protein, translated as MKKVCVIDGQGGGIGSTVIKRIKERFEESVEVIALGTNAIATAQMLKARANKGASGTNAIVQTVKSADMIIGTVGIIMPHAMMGEVTPQMAEAISCSQAKKILLPLTQENIAIVGVMGSPLPQLVDELLDSYFPLPS; from the coding sequence ATGAAAAAAGTGTGTGTTATCGATGGTCAGGGTGGCGGTATCGGATCAACCGTAATCAAGCGGATCAAGGAGCGGTTTGAAGAGTCCGTTGAAGTGATCGCCCTTGGCACCAACGCCATTGCCACTGCCCAGATGCTTAAAGCCCGTGCCAATAAAGGTGCTTCGGGCACCAACGCCATTGTACAGACGGTTAAGAGTGCTGATATGATTATCGGCACTGTGGGGATTATCATGCCCCATGCCATGATGGGAGAGGTGACACCCCAGATGGCCGAAGCCATATCCTGCTCCCAGGCCAAAAAGATTCTTTTGCCCCTGACCCAGGAGAATATAGCCATAGTCGGAGTGATGGGTTCGCCTTTGCCCCAGCTGGTGGATGAATTGCTGGATAGCTATTTCCCTTTGCCATCATAA
- the tmk gene encoding dTMP kinase: MAAIMKEVGLEKKSKGRFVVFEGIDGSGKTTQTQLLCQRLASQGARIFATREPTNGPVGQLIRRILSGSLSADQRTIASLFAADRTEHLMNPESGIRHMVDSGTIVVCDRYYFSSYAYHSQYMDMEWVIQANQLNADILKPDITLFIDVDPQICLKRLQTTRNHLEIYEKIDIMKQVRANYLAAFHRLEDQERVVVIDGNDSVENIANAVWSQVCLLMQQETT, encoded by the coding sequence ATGGCTGCTATTATGAAGGAAGTTGGTTTGGAAAAAAAGAGCAAGGGGCGGTTTGTTGTGTTTGAAGGCATTGATGGGTCGGGTAAAACCACCCAGACACAGTTGCTTTGCCAACGCCTGGCCTCACAGGGCGCACGGATTTTTGCCACACGTGAGCCCACCAACGGTCCCGTGGGGCAGCTGATTCGCCGGATACTGTCGGGCAGCCTTTCAGCGGACCAGCGGACCATTGCCAGTCTATTTGCCGCAGATCGTACAGAGCATCTGATGAACCCTGAAAGCGGTATCCGCCACATGGTGGATAGCGGTACAATAGTCGTGTGTGACCGGTATTATTTTTCTTCCTATGCCTATCACAGCCAATATATGGATATGGAATGGGTGATCCAGGCCAATCAGCTGAATGCCGATATTTTGAAACCTGATATCACCCTGTTTATTGATGTGGACCCTCAAATCTGCCTGAAGCGGCTTCAAACCACCAGAAATCACCTTGAAATCTATGAAAAAATAGATATCATGAAGCAGGTACGGGCAAATTATCTGGCAGCTTTTCACCGCTTGGAAGACCAGGAGCGTGTGGTTGTAATTGACGGAAATGATTCTGTGGAAAATATAGCCAATGCGGTCTGGAGCCAGGTCTGCCTTTTAATGCAACAGGAAACAACATGA
- a CDS encoding cytochrome c3 family protein, which yields MKRLFLIAVPLFAFVLTGGIALAEDTEAKLELPTGTITLQAPEDAGYKATLSPVNFPHSLHFSYSCKECHHTWDGNGPVKSCGTSGCHENHWAPKPGQEDVSENGVKSMTGAFHQVCRDCHRNEVDKQKAAGSKNIASGPVACSGCHPDPHSEVASSDEKLSIPLGIITIKAPEGVNATRNPVGFPHGHHFQFACKDCHHEWDGESEIEACSSCHNEIKPSGSRNIKDESNQMYYLAAYHNVCVTCHRDTDKKHRQAAKDMAQGKIEKADLPKTAPVNCSGCHS from the coding sequence ATGAAACGATTATTTCTCATTGCAGTACCCTTGTTTGCTTTTGTTTTAACGGGCGGCATTGCCCTTGCTGAGGACACTGAGGCTAAACTTGAGCTTCCCACCGGCACCATCACCTTGCAAGCCCCCGAGGATGCCGGATACAAGGCCACCCTGTCCCCTGTTAATTTTCCCCATTCCCTGCATTTTTCCTATTCCTGTAAAGAGTGCCATCATACGTGGGACGGAAATGGCCCCGTGAAAAGTTGCGGGACAAGCGGCTGCCATGAAAACCACTGGGCGCCCAAGCCTGGCCAGGAGGATGTATCGGAAAACGGTGTAAAATCCATGACCGGGGCCTTCCATCAGGTATGCCGGGACTGCCACAGAAATGAGGTTGATAAACAGAAGGCAGCCGGTTCAAAGAACATTGCTTCGGGCCCTGTTGCCTGTTCCGGATGTCATCCCGATCCCCATTCAGAAGTTGCCAGCAGTGATGAAAAACTGTCCATCCCCTTGGGAATTATTACCATAAAGGCACCCGAAGGGGTGAATGCCACACGCAATCCCGTAGGTTTTCCCCACGGACATCATTTTCAATTTGCCTGTAAAGATTGTCACCATGAATGGGATGGCGAAAGTGAAATTGAGGCCTGCAGCTCTTGTCACAATGAAATTAAGCCTTCAGGTTCCAGAAATATTAAAGATGAATCAAACCAGATGTACTATCTTGCGGCCTATCACAATGTCTGCGTGACCTGCCATCGGGATACGGATAAGAAACACCGTCAGGCGGCCAAGGACATGGCCCAGGGAAAAATAGAAAAAGCTGATCTGCCCAAGACTGCTCCTGTGAATTGTAGCGGCTGCCACAGCTGA
- a CDS encoding gamma-glutamyl-gamma-aminobutyrate hydrolase family protein (Members of this family of hydrolases with an active site Cys residue belong to MEROPS family C26.): protein MPVFIAIAANTDCNKNGQTITSVPLEYSRCIQQAGAVPVILPLCEDEHALVQMLSWVHGLILPGGLDMDAGYFNQPMHPACRASGLKLDSFQIALVNQAVEMKIPLLGICRGAQVINVALGGSLIQDIPSQIPESDIAHMQKVFSYDTNHEVRFDTGSRLNRLFGDSMRINSRHHQSIDTPGKGIRITAWAPDGVVEGAEHESLPIDLVQWHPELLMQKNDDMSPLFNQFISNCTG, encoded by the coding sequence ATGCCGGTCTTCATCGCCATTGCCGCCAACACGGACTGCAATAAAAATGGCCAGACTATAACCAGTGTACCCCTGGAATACAGCCGCTGTATTCAACAGGCCGGGGCCGTGCCTGTTATTTTGCCGCTTTGTGAGGATGAGCATGCCCTGGTTCAGATGCTTTCCTGGGTACATGGCCTGATTCTTCCGGGCGGCCTGGATATGGATGCCGGCTATTTTAATCAGCCCATGCATCCGGCATGCAGGGCCAGCGGTCTCAAGCTGGATTCCTTTCAGATTGCGCTGGTGAATCAGGCCGTGGAGATGAAAATACCTCTTCTGGGTATTTGCCGGGGGGCCCAGGTGATAAACGTGGCTTTAGGTGGCTCCCTGATCCAGGATATCCCAAGCCAGATTCCGGAATCTGATATTGCCCATATGCAGAAGGTGTTTTCCTATGACACAAACCATGAGGTCCGGTTTGATACTGGTTCCCGACTCAATCGTCTGTTTGGCGATTCCATGAGGATCAACTCCCGGCACCACCAGTCCATTGATACCCCGGGCAAGGGAATCCGGATCACGGCATGGGCCCCGGACGGGGTTGTGGAGGGGGCAGAACACGAGTCCTTGCCCATTGATCTTGTCCAGTGGCACCCTGAACTTCTCATGCAGAAAAATGATGACATGTCCCCTTTATTTAATCAGTTTATCAGCAACTGCACAGGATAG
- a CDS encoding DUF309 domain-containing protein codes for MEILFNPFEDRTDRDVRNLLGNAFILALEKSDPAPVAQAVSDLDAQKMSGAARGYIKTRYDRYTAVLAQISSNIVLKTDFYATAGLLWDESLFFECHEWLEKDYRALQGQEKKILQAMIRTAGTFELLAYNRRTAAVSVAAKALSVLENHFLQVPESFNIQPKITRLKIVVKDA; via the coding sequence ATGGAAATATTATTTAATCCTTTTGAAGACCGGACAGACCGGGATGTCAGAAATCTTCTGGGCAATGCATTTATTTTGGCACTGGAGAAAAGCGACCCGGCTCCTGTGGCACAGGCGGTTTCTGATCTGGATGCCCAAAAAATGTCCGGTGCGGCCCGGGGTTACATCAAAACCCGATATGACCGGTACACTGCGGTTCTGGCGCAAATATCGTCAAATATCGTTTTAAAAACCGATTTTTATGCCACGGCCGGGCTGCTCTGGGATGAATCCCTTTTCTTTGAATGCCATGAATGGCTTGAAAAGGATTACAGGGCGCTTCAGGGGCAGGAAAAAAAAATCCTCCAGGCAATGATACGCACAGCAGGGACATTTGAACTGCTGGCTTACAACAGGAGAACGGCGGCTGTTTCTGTGGCGGCCAAAGCTCTTTCCGTGCTGGAAAATCATTTTTTGCAGGTTCCTGAATCGTTTAATATCCAGCCCAAAATTACCCGCTTAAAAATTGTTGTCAAAGATGCCTGA
- a CDS encoding PACE efflux transporter, with the protein MNKKPAMRSNLDRLRHSIIFESVLLLLTVLILKDLFNQPATHIGGFGIVMSLMAMVWNYFYNCAFDHALIFFKHPLYPRAFKLRVFHTVCFEGGFMLVSVPFTMVWMRFTFIQALTMDIAFTMAVLTFTLVFNYAYDVIFPVPPALPD; encoded by the coding sequence ATGAATAAAAAACCTGCAATGAGATCTAATCTGGATAGACTTCGTCATTCCATTATTTTTGAGAGCGTTCTACTACTTCTTACCGTACTGATTCTCAAGGATCTCTTCAATCAGCCTGCCACCCACATTGGGGGATTCGGAATCGTCATGTCGCTCATGGCCATGGTCTGGAACTATTTTTACAATTGCGCCTTTGACCATGCCCTGATCTTTTTTAAACACCCCCTTTATCCCCGGGCTTTTAAACTCAGGGTTTTTCATACTGTGTGTTTTGAGGGTGGATTCATGCTGGTTTCCGTACCTTTTACGATGGTTTGGATGCGTTTTACTTTTATCCAGGCGCTGACCATGGATATTGCTTTTACCATGGCTGTCCTCACCTTCACTTTGGTTTTTAACTATGCTTACGACGTGATTTTTCCTGTTCCTCCAGCCTTGCCCGACTGA
- a CDS encoding LysR family transcriptional regulator has translation MNFTLDQLEAFSASAETGSFSAAARKLGKAQSAVSMAIANLEIDLGLELFDRAGKYPVLTLTGEMFLREAETILSRCRSMQNKAAVLAETMEGRVRLAVSETLPHLAFKDGILLKNFKAQFPETELEILSGSLNDVWDMIERDRIDFGVMMPTEILLDRWKSRSDFQIVGKMNFIPAAHPKHGLGKAGIDISALDLVLQIEVTSRGGEQETQLPVFSSRVWWVENEYLIRDLLLQGVGWGILPEHLIKEDLYAGRLEQIQVDMGEAVLSAPILMAWSKDRPLGRAGDWLFSAMKRYYS, from the coding sequence ATGAATTTTACTTTGGATCAATTGGAAGCATTTTCAGCAAGTGCTGAAACAGGTTCTTTTTCGGCTGCCGCCAGAAAGCTGGGCAAAGCCCAGTCAGCCGTGAGCATGGCGATTGCCAATCTCGAGATTGATTTGGGACTGGAACTATTTGACCGGGCAGGAAAATATCCGGTGCTAACCCTGACCGGAGAGATGTTCCTCAGAGAAGCTGAAACTATATTGTCACGTTGCCGGTCCATGCAAAACAAAGCGGCGGTGCTGGCCGAAACCATGGAAGGCCGGGTCCGTTTGGCTGTTTCTGAAACCCTTCCTCACCTGGCCTTTAAAGATGGAATCCTGCTCAAGAACTTTAAAGCCCAGTTTCCTGAGACGGAACTGGAAATTCTTTCAGGCTCCCTCAATGATGTCTGGGATATGATTGAGAGAGACAGGATTGATTTCGGAGTGATGATGCCCACAGAAATCCTTTTGGACAGATGGAAGTCCCGGTCGGATTTTCAGATTGTAGGAAAGATGAACTTCATTCCGGCAGCCCACCCCAAACATGGCCTGGGAAAGGCTGGGATAGACATTTCTGCCCTTGACCTGGTTTTGCAAATCGAGGTGACTTCCCGGGGAGGGGAACAGGAAACACAGCTTCCCGTGTTCAGTAGCAGGGTGTGGTGGGTGGAAAACGAATATTTGATCCGGGATCTCCTACTTCAGGGGGTGGGGTGGGGAATTCTGCCCGAACACTTAATTAAGGAGGACCTATACGCGGGACGGCTGGAGCAGATCCAGGTGGACATGGGTGAGGCGGTCCTTTCTGCCCCGATTCTTATGGCCTGGTCCAAGGATCGTCCTTTGGGCCGTGCCGGAGACTGGCTTTTTTCAGCTATGAAAAGATACTATAGTTAG
- a CDS encoding epoxyqueuosine reductase has product MPPKENLSVWITGLVENFLSESPLNNLQNEDNAPAWDEALVGFASGADPLFQAYKEYVGPFHWTPLEIYNQYHPHNLATPEELTVISWILPQRKAVRDMNRQAKKFPAESWARVRIEGEKFNAALRTHIAKTLTDEGYPAVAPMLTPNWAWVNSKNYGYASSWSERHAAYAAGLGTFGLCDGLITPKGKAMRAGSVVAKIKIAPSTRYYNHHRAWCLFFVDGSCGKCIDRCPVRALTTSGHDKETCRQHLIASSGYVKKAYNYEGYGCGLCQVGVPCETRIPVRKAREAYENRELPPPPPPLA; this is encoded by the coding sequence ATGCCCCCCAAAGAGAATCTATCCGTCTGGATCACCGGTTTAGTGGAAAATTTCTTATCCGAATCCCCTCTTAACAATTTGCAAAATGAGGACAATGCCCCGGCCTGGGATGAGGCTTTGGTCGGATTCGCCTCGGGGGCAGATCCCCTCTTTCAAGCATACAAGGAATATGTTGGTCCTTTTCACTGGACTCCATTGGAGATCTATAATCAATATCACCCCCACAACTTAGCTACACCTGAGGAACTTACGGTTATATCCTGGATTTTACCCCAACGCAAAGCTGTGCGGGATATGAATCGACAAGCAAAAAAGTTCCCCGCCGAAAGCTGGGCCAGGGTCCGCATTGAAGGGGAAAAATTCAATGCAGCTCTTAGAACGCATATTGCCAAAACACTGACCGATGAGGGCTATCCTGCAGTCGCGCCCATGCTGACGCCCAATTGGGCCTGGGTGAATTCCAAAAATTACGGATATGCATCATCCTGGTCAGAACGTCACGCAGCCTATGCTGCAGGCCTTGGTACGTTTGGGCTTTGCGATGGACTGATTACGCCCAAAGGTAAAGCCATGAGGGCCGGGTCTGTGGTGGCAAAAATTAAAATAGCGCCTTCGACCAGGTACTATAACCATCACCGTGCCTGGTGTCTTTTCTTTGTTGATGGTTCCTGCGGCAAATGTATTGACCGCTGCCCGGTTCGAGCGCTTACAACTTCCGGGCACGACAAGGAAACCTGCCGTCAGCACCTGATAGCCTCCAGTGGGTATGTCAAAAAAGCATATAACTATGAAGGTTACGGCTGCGGTCTGTGCCAAGTTGGTGTACCTTGTGAAACCCGCATACCAGTAAGAAAGGCTCGGGAAGCCTATGAGAACAGGGAACTTCCACCGCCGCCTCCTCCCCTTGCCTGA
- a CDS encoding glutamine amidotransferase — MKPITIIKTGKTFPDLIDKNGDFEDWISRGIGLPNSEIKIVNAESDILPEPDQIRGAIISGSHAYVTDNLDWCLRLEHWTKMIIDNQMPLLGICFGHQVIAKAMGGIVDFHPISLEIGTKEIELLPSCENDPLFTGLPARFKVHLFHSQSVIQLPANTTVLARNEFEPHQAVRVGKNAWGVQFHPEANSAATRGYIQNLLADVKSADYEPDQLFEQIEETPYSASLLKRFVELI; from the coding sequence ATGAAGCCCATTACGATTATAAAAACAGGGAAAACATTTCCAGATCTTATAGATAAAAACGGAGATTTTGAAGATTGGATCTCAAGGGGGATAGGTCTTCCCAATAGTGAAATTAAAATTGTCAATGCTGAATCCGATATATTGCCGGAGCCCGATCAGATCCGCGGTGCAATAATTTCCGGTTCTCATGCATATGTCACTGACAATCTGGATTGGTGTCTCAGGCTTGAACATTGGACAAAGATGATCATTGATAACCAGATGCCACTTCTTGGGATATGTTTTGGCCATCAAGTGATTGCCAAGGCCATGGGCGGAATTGTTGATTTCCATCCCATCAGTCTTGAAATCGGCACCAAAGAAATAGAGTTGCTGCCAAGTTGTGAAAATGATCCTTTATTCACAGGATTGCCGGCCAGGTTTAAAGTTCACTTATTTCATTCCCAAAGTGTTATTCAACTGCCTGCGAACACAACTGTTTTAGCTCGAAACGAATTTGAACCACATCAGGCAGTTCGGGTTGGTAAAAATGCTTGGGGGGTTCAATTCCATCCTGAGGCAAATTCAGCCGCTACTAGGGGTTATATTCAGAATCTATTAGCGGATGTTAAATCTGCTGATTATGAACCTGACCAGCTTTTCGAGCAAATAGAAGAAACGCCATATTCGGCTTCCCTTTTAAAAAGATTTGTCGAATTGATTTGA
- a CDS encoding LysE family translocator codes for MFNPEFLITSLVVVLIPGTGVIYTVSTGLFLGWRASIAAAFGCTAGIIPHLSASILGLSAILHMSAVAFQAIKYAGAVYLLYLAWSMWRETGVLKFNSPSRKNSFRQIATRGFLINILNPKLSIFFLAFLPLFVSPNTSAPMFEMFILSLVFMAMTLIIFILYGISANGVRRYVINSPRVITRLQRSFAAIFAILGFKLAMTDQ; via the coding sequence ATGTTTAACCCAGAGTTTTTAATCACATCATTGGTCGTAGTTCTGATACCAGGTACAGGAGTTATTTATACAGTATCAACAGGGCTTTTTTTGGGATGGCGGGCAAGTATTGCTGCGGCTTTCGGTTGCACAGCAGGCATTATACCCCACTTATCTGCAAGCATATTGGGGCTGTCTGCAATACTTCATATGAGTGCAGTTGCTTTCCAGGCAATTAAATATGCTGGTGCTGTTTATCTGCTTTATCTTGCATGGTCAATGTGGCGGGAAACAGGCGTACTTAAATTTAATTCACCTTCCCGCAAAAACAGTTTCAGGCAAATTGCAACAAGGGGTTTCCTGATTAATATTTTGAATCCTAAATTATCAATTTTCTTTTTGGCGTTTCTACCACTTTTTGTGTCGCCAAACACTTCAGCGCCAATGTTTGAGATGTTCATTCTGAGTCTCGTGTTCATGGCCATGACGTTAATTATTTTTATACTGTACGGCATATCAGCCAATGGCGTCAGAAGGTACGTCATCAATTCACCGAGAGTAATTACCAGGCTGCAGCGGTCATTTGCTGCCATTTTTGCTATTCTTGGTTTTAAGCTTGCGATGACAGACCAATAA
- a CDS encoding cysteine hydrolase family protein — protein MDACLILIDLQNDYFIGGNMELVNIGQAAENAQRILEKFRSKNLPIIHIQHISTRPGSTFFLPNTKGVEINGMVSPLRDERIVKKNYPNSFRETDLLQILKETKKDTIVICGAMSHMCIDATIRAAFDYGFNCVVVEDACATRDLVFKDKTIKASDVHASFMAALSVPYAQILNTNETLKNMA, from the coding sequence ATGGACGCATGCTTAATATTGATTGACCTTCAGAATGACTATTTTATTGGCGGCAATATGGAGCTTGTCAATATTGGGCAAGCGGCAGAAAATGCTCAACGGATATTAGAAAAATTTCGAAGCAAGAATTTACCGATAATCCATATTCAACATATTTCGACACGGCCCGGGTCTACTTTTTTTCTGCCAAATACAAAAGGTGTAGAGATAAATGGAATGGTCTCTCCTTTGAGGGATGAACGCATCGTGAAAAAAAACTACCCTAACAGTTTTCGTGAAACAGATCTTTTGCAGATATTGAAAGAGACTAAAAAAGATACGATTGTCATTTGTGGCGCCATGAGCCATATGTGCATTGATGCGACAATCCGCGCCGCATTCGATTACGGATTTAACTGTGTTGTAGTTGAAGATGCCTGTGCAACAAGGGACTTGGTATTTAAAGACAAAACAATAAAAGCATCAGATGTCCATGCATCATTTATGGCTGCATTGTCCGTACCTTACGCACAGATTCTCAATACAAACGAAACATTAAAAAATATGGCATAA
- a CDS encoding GNAT family N-acetyltransferase, with amino-acid sequence MHIASLIETLTPEEKSDLVSAMTRIEEILKPKEGWIVTIRSHKPGDIGYIIHRHGVIYAREYGFNSDFDAYVARGMADFIENKTPEQNLWIAEWRDHFAGSVAIVRHDAHTAQLRWLIVESEARQRGIGKQLVNQAVRFAADNGYRSVLLWTIDFLGMIITWATHEETRFRALPTDCNFSVIFYVLKK; translated from the coding sequence ATGCATATTGCATCCCTCATTGAAACATTGACGCCAGAGGAAAAATCAGATCTGGTGAGCGCCATGACCCGGATTGAAGAAATTTTGAAACCCAAAGAAGGATGGATTGTAACCATCAGATCCCACAAACCTGGAGATATTGGGTACATCATTCACCGGCATGGTGTGATCTATGCCCGGGAATACGGTTTCAATTCAGATTTTGACGCTTATGTGGCCCGTGGCATGGCAGACTTTATCGAAAATAAAACGCCGGAACAAAACCTTTGGATTGCAGAGTGGCGAGATCATTTCGCAGGGTCCGTGGCCATTGTTCGCCACGATGCTCATACGGCTCAATTAAGATGGCTCATTGTGGAGTCCGAAGCACGACAGAGAGGGATAGGCAAGCAGCTGGTCAACCAGGCTGTCCGGTTTGCGGCAGACAACGGATATCGTTCCGTTCTGTTATGGACCATTGATTTTTTGGGGATGATCATAACATGGGCCACTCATGAGGAAACCCGATTCAGGGCACTACCAACCGATTGTAATTTCAGCGTTATTTTTTATGTTCTGAAAAAATGA